The Panicum virgatum strain AP13 chromosome 5K, P.virgatum_v5, whole genome shotgun sequence genome has a window encoding:
- the LOC120706524 gene encoding putative disease resistance protein RGA3: MAEVGGMLAAAVLKAAAGKVAAAAGDRITLQWRFGEDLEDMRDTLESIEAVLEDAERRSVEDAAVRLWLKRLTRASYDISDIFDEFDVNSTRASSFLRKFKVLNTCLALGSEVVMAGKMKKVREKLENISNHLHQFSFSVGSSSYGQQVVDERATLPEVVEAEILGRDQEKQKVISLSTNLGNSSEFIILPIYGIGKTTLAQLVFSDIHFKDHEKAWVYVSQTFDLNKSIGSIRSQFQIQQSQVTNTEGPNVDPPTHKNMLIVLDDLWENNDFKLDALNHSLNTIGNGCKVYVIVTTWDASIAKKIQTTEAYQIEPLSNEICWAIIKQIVSYEDRADKERLKDTGKEIAEKCGGVALAARALGYMLRFKDFDEWVSVKDSGIWHAASSGYQTSPYDNVLASLKLSYISILPYLRLCFAYCAIFPKGHKIAKDDLIYQWVALDFIKPSDEVSTWQHGENCIKQLLGMSFLQRSKSPLYDGQHDELFTMHDLVHDLARSIMEDEVLDASRKCNNTAGSNCRYVAIADFRKPLNSFVTYPDKIRALCLLGNSDETGHAAAIFFSTAKYLRVLDLGDCSIQNLPSSIGHLKLLRYLNARGMKDRTIPSSITKLSKLIFFSLRGSSAVSTLPDSIGEMEGLMYLDLSGCQQMRELPESFGNLKNLVHLDLSNCSQVVLGPKSFENLTLLEYLNLSGCQRLEELPRSFENLRNLVHLDLSNCSQVNGIPAALCSLTNLRHLNLSREWRHYRNSRAPLQGLPYAIKNLKELRYLNLSSCLDCICNYEHLGAWAVRELDYYIDGCLGIISTLSNLEHLDLSHNSILKMIRVSFCGLRKLHTLDFTGCSNLHKLPENLSEMDSLKFLVVKDCTPYLRRYVQNILLKVNKAASFVCLRMQLLLSWR, translated from the exons ATGGCGGAAGTCGGGGGCATGCTGGCTGCAGCCGTTCTCAAGGCGGCGGCTGGgaaggtggccgccgccgccggagatcgGATCACGCTGCAGTGGAGATTCGGCGAGGACCTCGAGGACATGAGGGACACGCTGGAATCCATCGAGGCGGTGCTCGAGGATGCGGAGAGGCGGTCCGTCGAGGACGCGGCGGTGCGGCTGTGGCTCAAGCGCCTCACCAGAGCCTCCTACGACATCTCCGACATTTTCGATGAGTTCGATGTCAATAGCACCAGGGCATCGTCGTTTTTGCGGAAG TTCAAGGTTCTGAACACATGTCTCGCACTTGGTTCTGAGGTTGTCATGGCTGGTAAGATGAAGAAGGTTAGGGAGAAGCTAGAGAATATTTCAAATCATCTTCACCAATTCAGTTTCTCCGTAGGCAGCAGTTCCTATGGGCAACAAGTTGTTGATGAACGTGCGACATTACCAGAGGTAGTAGAAGCAGAGATCCTAGGAAGGGACCAAGAGAAACAGAAAGTAATATCTCTTTCAACAAACCTCGGCAACTCATCAGAGTTTATTATCCTTCCTATATATGGCATTGGCAAGACAACGCTAGCACAGTTAGTTTTTAGTGATATCCATTTCAAGGACCATGAGAAAGCATGGGTATATGTCTCCCAAACATTCGACTTGAATAAAAGTATCGGATCTATAAGATCACAATTTCAAATACAGCAAAGCCAAGTAACCAACACAGAGGGACCAAATGTTGATCCACCTACTCATAAGAACATGTTGATCGTTTTGGATGACCTATGGGAGAACAATGACTTTAAGTTGGATGCTCTGAATCATTCCCTAAACACGATcgggaatggatgcaaagtgtaTGTCATTGTGACCACTTGGGATGCTAGCATtgctaaaaaaattcaaacgacTGAAGCATACCAAATAGAGCCCCTATCAAATGAGATTTGCTGGGCTATAATTAAACAGATAGTGAGCTATGAAGATAGAGCTGACAAAGAAAGGTTGAAGGACACAGGAAAAGAAATTGCCGAAAAGTGTGGAGGTGTGGCACTAGCAGCTCGAGCTCTTGGATACATGTTGAGATTCAAGGATTTTGATGAATGGGTTTCAGTAAAAGATAGTGGCATTTGGCATGCAGCTTCATCAGGATACCAAACTTCACCGTATGATAATGTGCTTGCATCTTTGAAATTAAGCTACATCAGTATACTGCCGTACCTAAGGCTATGCTTCGCCTATTGTGCAATCTTTCCAAAGGGCCACAAGATAGCTAAAGATGACCTAATTTATCAGTGGGTTGCTCTTGATTTTATTAAGCCTTCTGACGAAGTCTCCACTTGGCAGCATGGTGAGAACTGCATTAAGCAACTATTGGGGATGTCCTTCTTGCAGCGTTCAAAGTCACCATTA TATGATGGGCAACACGATGAATTGTTCACTATGCATGACCTGGTGCATGACCTGGCAAGATCGATCATGGAGGATGAAGTTCTTGATGCTAGCCGAAAGTGCAATAATACTGCGGGAAGTAACTGCCGCTACGTGGCAATTGCAGATTTCAGGAAGCCATTGAATTCTTTTGTGACTTACCCTGACAAGATTAGAGCCCTTTGTTTACTTGGAAATAGCGACGAAACCGGACATGCTGcagctatttttttttcaactgctAAGTACCTGCGAGTCTTGGATTTGGGAGATTGTTCCATACAGAACTTGCCATCTTCTATCGGTCACCTGAAGCTGTTGAGGTACCTCAATGCCCGAGGGATGAAAGATCGAACAATTCCCAGTAGTATCACCAAGCTCTCAAAATTAATTTTCTTCAGCCTTCGTGGATCTTCTGCAGTTTCAACACTGCCTGATTCAATAGGAGAAATGGAAGGTCTAATGTATCTTGATCTGTCAGGCTGTCAGCAAATGAGAGAACTGCCAGAATCATTTGGGAATCTCAAAAACTTGGTGCACCTAGACCTTTCAAATTGCTCTCAAGTTGTGCTTGGGCCAAAATCCTTTGAGAACCTCACTCTTCTGGAATATTTGAACTTATCAGGTTGTCAACGGTTAGAAGAATTACCAAGGTCATTTGAGAACCTTAGAAACCTGGTTCATCTGGATTTATCTAATTGCAGCCAGGTCAATGGTATACCAGCAGCCTTGTGTAGTCTTACCAATCTCCGACATCTGAATCTATCAAGGGAATGGAGGCATTATAGAAACAGTCGGGCACCTCTGCAAGGGCTGCCTTATGCAATCAAAAACCTCAAAGAACTCCGGTATTTGAATTTATCGTCATGCCTCGATTGTATCTGTAACTATGAACATTTGGGCGCATGGGCAGTTAGAGAACTGGATTATTACATTGATGGTTGCCTTGGCATTATCAGTACCCTTTCAAATCTAGAGCATCTAGATTTGTCTCATAACAGTATTCTTAAAATGATCCGGGTTAGTTTTTGTGGCCTCAGAAAGCTACATACGCTGGACTTCACTGGTTGCAGTAATCTACATAAGCTGCCGGAAAACCTAAGTGAAATGGACAGCCTTAAGTTTCTAGTGGTCAAGGACTGCACTCCGTACCTGCGAAGGTACGTGCAAAACATACTGCTGAAGGTGAACAAAGCAGCAAGCTTTGTTTGCTTAAGGATGCAACTCCTCCTGAGTTGGAGATAA
- the LOC120706526 gene encoding probable glucuronosyltransferase Os10g0205300, with protein MAAAAAALPFSPRRPFSSPCFLLCFLLGFVAGLFPFAHRHLLLDLRHLPLPDHDPRPALARVPAAAAEREPPTLIVVTPTRARPLQAYRLHRLAHTLRLVPAPLLWLVVERGAATHETAALLRGCGVMYRHLASPGDDDDARRRAVERRRGGLRQRNAALDHIERHRIHGLVYFADEDNVYSLDLFQQLRAIRSFGTWPVAMLGVGKSKTLLEGPVCDDSRVVGWHTNGRHSRSRRFHVNTSGFAFNSTMLWDADKRAHQAWNYIRLLDTVREGFQETTFIEQLVEDETHMEGVPADCSKIMNFNLRLEDKHLVYPKGWQMTQNLDVIIPL; from the exons atggcggcagcggcggcggcgctgcccttCTCGCCGCGGCGTCCCTTCTCGTCGCCGTGCTTCCTGCTCTGCTTCCTCCTCGGCTTCGTCGCCGGCCTCTTCCCCTTCGCGcaccgccacctcctgctcGACCTCCGCCACCTGCCGCTCCCGGACCACGACCCTCGGCCGGCCCTGGCCCGCgtgcccgcggcggccgcggagcgcgAGCCGCCGACCCTGATCGTCGTGACGCCTACCCGCGCGCGCCCACTGCAGGCCTACCGCCTGCACCGCCTCGCGCACACGCTCCGCCTCGTGCCCGCGCCTCTGCTCTGGCTCGTCGTCGAGCGCGGCGCCGCCACGCATGAgaccgccgccctgctccgcggcTGCGGGGTCATGTACCGCCACCTTGCCTCgcccggcgacgacgacgacgcgcgccgccgggcggtggagcggcggcgcggcggcctgcgccaGAGGAACGCCGCGCTCGACCACATCGAGCGGCACCGCATCCACGGCCTCGTCTACTTCGCCGACGAGGACAACGTCTACTCCCTTGACCTCTTCCAACAGCTTCGCGCCATAAG GAGTTTTGGCACCTGGCCGGTGGCAATGCTGGGCGTGGGCAAGAGCAAGACGCTGCTGGAAGGGCCGGTGTGTGACGACAGCAGGGTGGTTGGATGGCACACGAACGGGAGGCACAGCAGGTCGCGAAGGTTCCATGTGAACACGTCGGGGTTTGCTTTCAATAGCACCATGCTCTGGGATGCCGACAAGAGGGCGCACCAGGCGTGGAACTACATCCGGCTGCTGGACACGGTCAGAGAGGGCTTTCAG gAGACAACATTTATCGAACAGCTTGTGGAAGATGAAACTCATATGGAGGGCGTACCGGCTGATTGttcaaaaattatgaatttTAATCTTCGTCTGGAAGACAAACATCTTGTATATCCCAAGGGATGGCAAATGACACAAAACCTGGATGTAATCATTCCTCTTTGA
- the LOC120709713 gene encoding uncharacterized protein LOC120709713 codes for MAASNGDVDAAFVPAATLMQGAAALGQPAQPALVDLDGGPPNGEPAVAVGQQGPMRWNNNTSGFVLMRMAQIVSEGSRTDKTYKDKDVNAVAKALRDYSGVAVSPTQVYNHLRKWKQKWAKVAKLKDLSGATFDDDVHAIMLEQDHYLGHCKDHPKDAEYLNTPIRFYKEMEALFGSTLATGRFALGSNEPLGVNNADSVAAKLEGQDFSCGTSEFGEGSKATAPVFGEGSKDNIVGAKRKRANFSEEEMLMMTNMTDAVNNVANAMLKTGAAHVDPDLYLAVMEMEMSDFSTEALIVAYTHLLENKAVATGFVNMSTPHRAIWLRTYLAKNYYL; via the exons ATGGCTGCTAGTAATGGTGATGTCGATGCTGCGTTTGTGCCTGCTGCTACCTTGATGCAAGGTGCAGCGGCACTTGGTCAGCCAGCACAACCTGCTTTGGTTGACCTGGATGGGGGACCACCTAATGGTGAGCCTGCAGTTGCTGTAGGACAGCAAGGACCCATGAGGTGGAATAACAACACTTCTGGTTTTGTCCTAATGAGGATGGCCCAGATTGTGTCTGAGGGGTCTAGGACTGACAAGACATACAAAGATAAGGATGTCAATGCTGTAGCTAAGGCTCTTAGAGACTACAGTGGGGTTGCTGTTAGTCCAACTCAGGTGTACAATCATCTGAGAAAGTGGAAACAAAAGTGGGCTAAGGTAGCCAAGTTGAAGGACCTTAGTGGGGCAACATTTGATGATGATGTCCATGCCATAATGCTTGAGCAGGACCACTACCTTGGTCATTGCAAG GACCACCCTAAGGATGCTGAATACCTCAACACCCCCATCAGGTTCTACAAAGAGATGGAGGCCCTCTTTGGTAGCACTTTGGCAACTGGTAGGTTtgccttagggtccaatgaacCATTGGGGGTGAACAATGCAGACAGTGTGGCTGCTAAGCTTGAGGGGCAGGACTTCTCTTGTGGTACTTCTGAGTTTGGGGAGGGCAGCAAGGCCACAGCACCTGTGTTTGGGGAGGGTAGCAAGGACAACATTGTAGGGGCTAAGAGGAAGAGGGCCAACTTTAGTGAGGAAGAGATGCTTATGATGACCAACATGACAGATGCTGTCAACAATGTTGCCAATGCTATGCTGAAAACAGGTGCTGCACATGTCGATCCAGACCTCTACCTTGCtgtcatggagatggagatgtcTGACTTCTCCACTGAGGCCTTGATTGTTGCCTACACCCATCTCCTTGAGAACAAAGCTGTTGCAACTGGTTTTGTCAACATGTCCACCCCCCATAGGGCCATATGGCTGAGGACCTACCTGGCCAAGAACTACTATTTGTAG
- the LOC120709712 gene encoding protein argonaute 4A-like, with the protein MWERSRMSRDGRPDDKCATKGQKIRLLANHFKVSVHSADVIFHHYSVELMYENDKNNKQVDGMGVRRKVIDKLQEIYASELTNVNFAYDGDKSLFTIGALPHVKNVYTVVVEDASSAKVATSMTPGENKSPGGSDMKRMKRPFQVRIFKVELSFAGTVPMDSIARVIRGQESDNYEKAIQVLDIILRQNSAKKGCLLVRQSFFDNSLSNSIDLHGGIKGLQGYHSSFRLTQSGLSLNVDVSTTTIVRPGPVIDFLLSNQDIKDIRRINWGKAKDVLKSLRIKTTHTNAEFKIFDLSEKSCSEQTFLWKKRNGNSSDAVEITVYEYFKQHWHIELKQSAHLPCLNVGKPKRSNYLPIELCYLVSLQRYKKALTVLQRSSLVEKSRKNPSKRKSDLSSALKCSNYNSDAMLRRCGILIASEFAQVDGRILRAPTLKAGNDQDLIARNGRWNFNNKKLIDPKQVNRWAAVNFSTRWNVQDLVQGLIRCGEMKGIKIESAHTIFEENLQMRDLPGTPENRVDNMMNQIHQRLPGRPTFLLCVLPVRKNCDIYGPWKRKCLVESGIVTQCMAPEYGRTKLDDQYLTNLLLKINAKLGGLNPQLQIERNRAIPLVSRNPTIIFGMDVSHSVAKKSNIPSVAAVVGSLGWPLISRYRASVCTQSPKLEMIDSLFKLEGGKDNGLIRELLLDFYSSTKRQKPEQIIIFRDGVGEGQFNQVLNIELDQMVKACKFLDDSWFPRFTVIVAQKNHHTRFFVPKGPRDDNVTNVPAGTVVDTGICHPRNYDFYMCAHAGMIGTTRPTHYHVLHDEIGFSPDDLQELVHSLSYVYQKSTSAISVVAPVYYAHLAAAQVRQFVRFDDMSEAASSASGTPSPLPELPRLHENVRSSMFFC; encoded by the exons ATGTGGGAGAGAAGCAGGATGTCGAGGGATGGCAG GCCAGATGATAAATGTGCAACAAAAGGGCAGAAAATAAGGCTTCTTGCAAACCACTTCAAAGTTTCAGTTCACAGTGCTGATGTAATCTTCCACCACTACAGT GTGGAATTGATGTATGAGAATGACAAAAATAATAAACAAGTGGATGGAATGGGTGTGCGTAGAAAAGTGATTGACAAGTTGCAGGAGATCTATGCCTCCGAGCTCACAAATGTGAACTTTGCTTATGACGGTGACAAGAGCCTATTCACTATTGGCGCCCTGCCGCACGTCAAGAATGTGTACACTGTCGTAGTTGAGGATGCTTCATCTGCAAA GGTTGCAACGAGTATGACCCCTGGAGAAAATAAAAGTCCTGGGGGCAGTGACATGAAAAGGATGAAACGGCCGTTCCAGGTACGAATCTTTAAAGTGGAGTTGTCCTTTGCAGGAACGGTTCCGATGGACTCCATTGCCCGAGTCATTCGTGGTCAGGAATCAGACAACTACGAGAAAGCTATTCAAGTCCTCGACATCATACTGAGGCAAAACTCCGCGAAGAA GGGCTGCCTTCTGGTTCGGCAATCCTTTTTTGACAACAGCCTTTCCAATTCAATTGACTTGCATGGTGGAATTAAGGGTTTGCAAGGATATCATTCCAGCTTTCGACTTACTCAAAGTGGTCTCTCACTTAATGTTG ATGTGTCTACAACAACAATTGTCAGACCCGGGCCTGTCATTGATTTTCTCCTGTCCAACCAGGATATCAAGGACATTCGTAGAATTAACTGGGGCAAA GCTAAGGATGTGTTAAAGAGCTTAAGGATCAAAACCACCCACACAAATGCTGAGTTCAAAATTTTTGACTTGAGTGAAAAGTCTTGCTCTGAACAAAC GTTCTTATGGAAGAAAAGAAATGGCAATAGCTCTGATGCAGTGGAAATAACAGTCTATGAATACTTCAAGCAGCATTGGCATATAGAATTGAAACAATCTGCTCACCTCCCCTGTTTGAATGTGGGAAAACCAAAGCGTTCGAATTATCTACCAATAGAG CTTTGCTATCTGGTTTCACTGCAAAGGTACAAGAAGGCTCTTACTGTACTACAGAGATCCTCGCTGGTTGAGAAATCCCGGAAGAATCCTAGCAAGAGGAAGTCAGATTTATCTTCT GCTCTGAAATGCAGTAACTACAATTCTGATGCCATGCTGAGGCGGTGCGGCATTTTGATAGCTTCAGAGTTTGCTCAAGTTGATGGTAGAATCCTTCGAGCTCCAACG TTGAAAGCTGGAAATGATCAAGATCTTATTGCACGCAATGGGAGGTGGAACTTCAACAACAAG AAGCTCATTGATCCCAAGCAAGTGAATAGATGGGCTGCTGTTAATTTTTCCACGCGGTGGAACGTTCAGGATCTTGTTCAGGGCCTCATTCGTTGTGGTGAAATGAAGGGAATT AAAATTGAATCTGCTCATACAATATTTGAGGAGAATCTTCAAATGAGGGACCTTCCAGGGACGCCAGAGAACAGGGTGGATAATATGATGAATCAGATTCATCAGAGGCTTCCTGGGCGTCCAACTTTTCTCTTATGTGTTCTTCCAGTCAGAAAGAACTGTGACATTTATG GGCCTTGGAAGCGAAAATGTCTTGTGGAATCAGGCATTGTTACACAATGTATGGCACCTGAGTATGGGCGCACCAAACTTGATGATCAGTACCTCACAAATTTACTGTTAAAGATAAATGCCAAG CTCGGTGGATTGAATCCACAACTTCAAATTGAAAGAAACCGTGCCATTCCTCTCGTATCCAGAAATCCAACCATAATTTTCGGTATGGATGTTTCCCACAGTGTTGCAAAAAAGTCCAATATACCATCCGTTGCTGCT GTTGTTGGTTCCTTGGGGTGGCCTCTCATTTCAAGATACAGAGCTTCTGTGTGCACTCAGTCACCTAAACTAGAGATGATTGATTCCTTGTTCAAGCTAGAGGGGGGTAAAGATAATGGCCTCATAAG GGAGCTACTATTAGACTTCTACAGCAGCACTAAACGGCAAAAACCAGAACAAATCATCATTTTCAG GGATGGAGTTGGTGAGGGCCAGTTTAATCAGGTTCTGAACATTGAGCTGGATCAGATGGTTAAG GCATGCAAGTTTCTTGATGATAGCTGGTTCCCCAGGTTCACTGTGATTGTTGCACAGAAGAACCACCACACAAGGTTTTTCGTGCCCAAAGGCCCCAGAGACGACAATGTGACTAATGTCCCTGCTG GTACTGTTGTGGACACGGGAATCTGCCATCCCAGGAACTACGATTTCTACATGTGTGCACATGCTGGCATGATT GGGACAACTAGGCCAACACATTACCATGTGTTGCATGATGAGATTGGCTTCTCTCCAGATGACCTGCAGGAGCTCGTGCACTCCCTCTCATATGT GTATCAGAAGAGCACCTCAGCCATATCAGTCG TTGCCCCGGTGTACTACGCgcacctggcggcggcgcaggtcaGGCAGTTCGTCAGGTTCGACGACATGTCGGAGGCCGCGTCGTCGGCCAGCGGCACCCCTTCGCCCCTGCCGGAGCTGCCTCGGCTGCATGAGAATGTCAGGTCTTCCATGTTCTTCTGCTGA
- the LOC120706527 gene encoding probable small nuclear ribonucleoprotein F isoform X1 — protein MAAVPVNPKPFLNNLTGKPVIVKLKWGMEYKGIEFFSVFNCYIYYFLYTVLPVTIFISLYITFSGYLVSVDSYINLQLANTEEYIDGQFSGNLGEILIRCNNVLYLRGVPEDAQIDDAD, from the exons ATG GCTGCTGTGCCAGTCAACCCTAAACCTTTCTTGAACAACCTAACAGGGAAGCCTGTAATTGTCAAACTTAAGTGGGGTATGGAGTACAAAGGTATTGAGTTTTTTTCAGTTTTCAACTGTTACATTTATTATTTTCTATATACTGTCCTGCCCGTAACAATATTTATAAGCCTTTATATAACGTTTTCAGGTTATCTTGTTTCTGTGGACTCCTACATAAATCTTCAG CTTGCTAACACAGAGGAGTACATTGATGGGCAATTCTCTGGGAACCTGGGAGAGATTTTGATCAG GTGCAACAATGTTCTGTACCTCCGAGGTGTTCCAGAGGATGCTCAGATAGATGATGCGGACTGA
- the LOC120706525 gene encoding hemolysin A: MSASSRIIGCTCVRRCSMLGPPLLVGIRPSCSPPSRAFAAVRAQKIQLPRKKRRLDEVCLERFQQYSRTYIQSWILQGKVIVDGRVVNKAGTQVSDKSVIEIKAEIPKYVCRAGHKLEAAIKEFGIDCDGKIALDSGLSTGGFTDCLLQHGASHVYGVDVGYGQVAEKIRTHERVSVIERTNLRYLTQLPQPVDLVTLDLSFISILLVMPAVIKVMKVDSTLITLIKPQFEARRSQVGGGGIVRDPLVHKEVLDRIISGVEEFGFCNKGWIESPIKGAEGNKEFLACFHRIPISESQPEVETKAEAEAT, encoded by the exons ATGAGCGCATCCTCCAG AATTATTGGGTGTACATGTGTACGCCGATGTTCTatgctgggtccgcccctgcTGGTTGGGATTCGGCCAAGCTGCTCTCCTCCTTCCCGTGCATTTGCAGCTGTCAGAGCTCAAAAGATTCAGCTCCCCAGGAA AAAAAGGCGACTGGATGAAGTGTGCTTGGAAAGGTTTCAACAATATAGTAGAACGTACATCCAGTCATGGATTCTTCAAG GTAAAGTCATTGTTGATGGAAGAGTTGTGAATAAAGCTGGAACACAAGTATCTGACAAGTCAGTCATTGAAATTAAGGCTGAAATCCCAAAATATGTGTGTAG AGCAGGACATAAGCTTGAGGCAGCTATCAAAGAATTTGGTATTGATTGTGATGGAAAGATAGCCCTTGATTCGGGATTATCCACTGGAGGCTTTACTGACTGTTTACTTCAGCATGGAGCATCACATGTTTATGGTGTAGATGTTGGCTATGGACAG GTAGCTGAAAAAATCCGTACACATGAACGTGTCTCAGTGATCGAACGTACAAATTTGAGATATCTTACTCAATTGCCACAACCAGTTGACTTGGTCACACTGGACCTGTCATTTATCTCAATTCTCTTG GTTATGCCTGCTGTTATCAAAGTAATGAAGGTGGACTCTACATTGATAACACTTATCAAGCCTCAATTTGAAGCTCGCAGATCACAG GTAGGAGGTGGTGGGATTGTTCGAGATCCCCTGGTTCATAAAGAG GTACTGGATAGAATAATTTCAGGCGTGGAAGAGTTTGGATTCTGCAATAAAGGCTGGATCGAATCTCCCATAAAGGGCGCAGAAGGGAACAAGGAGTTTCTTGCTTGCTTCCACAGGATCCCAATATCAGAATCGCAACCAGAAGTAGAGACAAAGGCAGAGGCCGAAGCTACATGA
- the LOC120706527 gene encoding probable small nuclear ribonucleoprotein F isoform X2 codes for MAAVPVNPKPFLNNLTGKPVIVKLKWGMEYKGYLVSVDSYINLQLANTEEYIDGQFSGNLGEILIRCNNVLYLRGVPEDAQIDDAD; via the exons ATG GCTGCTGTGCCAGTCAACCCTAAACCTTTCTTGAACAACCTAACAGGGAAGCCTGTAATTGTCAAACTTAAGTGGGGTATGGAGTACAAAG GTTATCTTGTTTCTGTGGACTCCTACATAAATCTTCAG CTTGCTAACACAGAGGAGTACATTGATGGGCAATTCTCTGGGAACCTGGGAGAGATTTTGATCAG GTGCAACAATGTTCTGTACCTCCGAGGTGTTCCAGAGGATGCTCAGATAGATGATGCGGACTGA